In one window of Campylobacter hepaticus DNA:
- a CDS encoding replicative DNA helicase → MQQEHYDLDLERAILSTCMMSEDAYASIAGDIDPKDFSLKAHQDIFKAMIACANANEPISLSFLRKHANIDEQIITEILATPSMIDLLAYVKELREKSIKRQLLNFAHFLPTRINNNLDVNQIADEIGKEIFNITNRANSKNIKEITLIISELLEEYKKQKELKDKTIIGLDTGFVNLNKMTKGFKGGELIIIAARPGMGKTTLCLNFIDKVLKQDKGVVLFSLEMPATHILQRMLSSKTSIPLQKILTADLNDDEWGRVGDACNDYSKKKLYIYDGAYASITDLRAILRRLKSQEESIGLCVIDYIGLMMSNSNFNDRHLQVSEISRGLKLLARELDIPIIALSQLNRSLEQRANKRPLMSDLRESGAIEQDADTILFVYRDEVYREQEEKERENKAKAEGKTYERLFISNPIQENAEIIVGKNRNGPVGTVEVIFLKDKSSFKDKNPAYESTDFIA, encoded by the coding sequence GTGCAACAAGAACACTATGATTTAGATTTAGAAAGAGCTATTTTAAGTACTTGTATGATGAGTGAGGATGCTTATGCAAGTATAGCAGGGGATATTGATCCAAAAGATTTTAGCCTTAAAGCGCATCAAGACATTTTTAAAGCCATGATAGCTTGTGCAAATGCTAATGAACCTATTTCTTTAAGCTTTTTAAGAAAACATGCTAATATAGACGAGCAAATCATAACAGAAATTCTTGCCACTCCTTCTATGATAGATTTGTTAGCTTATGTAAAAGAATTACGTGAAAAATCCATCAAAAGACAGCTTTTAAATTTTGCTCATTTTTTACCAACTCGCATCAACAATAACCTTGATGTTAATCAAATCGCAGATGAAATAGGCAAGGAAATTTTTAACATAACCAATCGTGCTAATTCTAAAAATATAAAAGAAATCACTTTAATCATTTCTGAGCTTCTTGAAGAATACAAAAAACAAAAAGAATTAAAAGATAAAACCATCATAGGTCTTGATACAGGCTTTGTAAATTTAAATAAAATGACTAAGGGTTTTAAAGGCGGTGAGCTTATTATCATCGCTGCACGTCCAGGTATGGGAAAAACTACTCTTTGTCTTAATTTTATAGACAAGGTTTTAAAACAAGATAAAGGTGTAGTTTTATTCTCTCTTGAAATGCCTGCTACACATATTTTACAAAGAATGCTTTCTTCAAAAACTTCAATCCCCTTGCAAAAAATTTTAACAGCAGATTTAAATGATGATGAATGGGGGCGTGTGGGTGATGCTTGCAATGACTATTCTAAAAAGAAATTATACATTTATGATGGCGCTTATGCAAGCATTACAGACTTAAGGGCTATTTTAAGACGTTTAAAATCTCAAGAAGAAAGTATAGGACTTTGTGTGATAGATTATATAGGGCTTATGATGAGCAATTCAAATTTTAATGACAGGCATTTACAAGTGAGTGAAATTTCAAGAGGTTTAAAACTTCTAGCAAGGGAATTAGATATACCTATCATAGCGCTTTCTCAACTTAATCGTAGCCTAGAGCAACGTGCAAATAAACGCCCTTTAATGAGCGATTTGCGTGAAAGTGGTGCCATAGAACAAGATGCTGATACTATTTTATTTGTCTATCGTGATGAGGTATATAGAGAACAAGAAGAAAAAGAAAGAGAAAATAAAGCTAAAGCTGAAGGTAAAACCTATGAAAGGCTTTTTATATCAAATCCTATTCAAGAAAATGCTGAAATCATAGTAGGAAAAAACAGAAATGGACCTGTTGGAACTGTAGAAGTGATATTTCTTAAAGATAAATCTTCTTTTAAAGATAAAAATCCAGCTTATGAAAGCACTGATTTTATAGCCTAA